A part of Leptospira inadai serovar Lyme str. 10 genomic DNA contains:
- the bioB gene encoding biotin synthase BioB, producing the protein MKTVIETSLPVEEKVLSEVPSLLSREEAFTILQGKIPLTECLDKAFKAREHYFGRSVRIHILDNIKNGHCPEDCGYCAQRKNANSGIQEYSLKTEEEIFQDAIQAKENGAYRFCMVTAGTGPNSHSTERLAQTIERINRELGLKVCLSAGLLDREKALRFKQAGLDRYNHNLNTSKEHYPEICDTHTYEQRVETLSHLSDAGIGMCSGVIVGMGESLNDLVNVVFEIKALRVISIPVNFFIPVAGHAIKNPQALTPEFCLRTLIVFRLVNPDSEVRIAAGREGHLRSLQGMALFTANSLFASGYLNVKGSDALDTVKMILDAGFLPEFSSGKGDEIDWETILGKDHLYSADNFPELYKFKKKP; encoded by the coding sequence ATGAAAACCGTGATCGAAACGTCTCTTCCTGTGGAGGAGAAGGTCCTGTCCGAGGTCCCAAGCTTGCTTTCTAGGGAAGAAGCCTTCACCATTCTCCAAGGTAAAATTCCGTTAACCGAATGTCTAGATAAGGCCTTTAAGGCAAGGGAACATTATTTTGGTCGGTCGGTCCGAATTCACATACTCGATAATATTAAAAACGGCCATTGCCCCGAAGACTGCGGTTACTGCGCGCAACGCAAGAATGCAAATTCGGGTATCCAAGAATATTCCTTAAAAACCGAAGAAGAGATATTTCAAGACGCGATCCAAGCAAAAGAGAACGGGGCCTATCGTTTTTGCATGGTCACGGCCGGTACGGGGCCGAATTCTCATTCAACGGAGCGATTGGCACAAACGATCGAAAGAATCAACCGAGAACTCGGCCTGAAGGTCTGTCTTTCAGCCGGATTATTAGATCGGGAAAAAGCGCTTCGATTCAAGCAGGCAGGGCTCGACCGCTATAATCATAATTTAAATACTTCTAAAGAGCATTATCCTGAAATTTGCGATACTCATACCTATGAGCAAAGAGTGGAAACTCTTTCTCATCTATCGGACGCAGGAATCGGAATGTGCTCAGGCGTGATCGTTGGAATGGGTGAGTCTCTTAACGATCTCGTAAATGTAGTATTCGAAATTAAGGCTCTAAGAGTGATATCGATTCCTGTGAATTTTTTCATTCCAGTAGCCGGACATGCGATAAAGAATCCTCAGGCTCTTACGCCGGAATTTTGTTTGCGGACTCTGATCGTTTTTCGGCTCGTAAACCCGGATTCGGAAGTGCGGATCGCGGCAGGAAGAGAAGGTCACTTACGAAGTTTACAAGGTATGGCTCTCTTTACGGCGAATTCTCTTTTTGCCAGCGGTTATCTGAACGTAAAAGGATCGGATGCATTGGATACAGTTAAGATGATTCTAGACGCGGGATTTCTTCCGGAATTTTCTTCGGGTAAGGGTGATGAAATAGATTGGGAAACCATTTTAGGAAAGGATCATCTATATTCGGCGGATAATTTTCCGGAACTTTATAAATTTAAGAAAAAACCGTAG
- a CDS encoding GDSL-type esterase/lipase family protein — protein MKSLTRISFVFALLTSCASFRNDTIVDYYNPDFACSSSLGSRSAEFWTQYQAKYNEAIEFYKKENERIKVARIVFVGNSLIAGFPADLLSVQFPGSVNRGIPGDMTEMLLGRLESTVFALKPSYIVMEIGGNDIREGKCLDYIEARHREIIAKIHSILPDAKIVLLGIPPVLSKDVNSVSPVVNAWLSRIASENPNVSFLDIWPYFRKKQLPFLREDLALEFGGKLDKIHVNETAYKIWAKQIKPFIK, from the coding sequence ATGAAATCTCTTACACGTATCAGTTTTGTTTTTGCCTTGCTTACTTCCTGCGCCAGTTTTCGCAACGATACGATTGTAGATTATTATAATCCTGATTTTGCCTGTTCGAGTAGTCTCGGATCTAGGAGCGCCGAATTCTGGACCCAATACCAGGCAAAATACAACGAGGCGATCGAATTCTATAAGAAAGAAAACGAACGTATCAAAGTGGCCAGGATCGTATTCGTAGGGAATAGTTTGATTGCCGGATTTCCGGCAGATTTATTGTCGGTTCAGTTTCCCGGATCCGTAAACCGGGGAATCCCCGGAGATATGACGGAGATGCTTTTAGGAAGGTTGGAAAGCACCGTCTTTGCTCTAAAACCTTCCTATATCGTGATGGAAATCGGCGGGAACGATATCCGCGAAGGAAAATGCTTGGATTACATAGAAGCTAGGCATAGAGAGATCATTGCAAAAATTCATAGCATCCTACCCGATGCTAAAATCGTTCTTTTGGGAATTCCGCCGGTTTTAAGCAAGGACGTAAATTCGGTATCACCGGTCGTTAATGCCTGGTTGTCGAGAATTGCTTCCGAAAATCCGAACGTAAGTTTTCTGGATATATGGCCTTACTTTCGAAAAAAACAACTGCCGTTTCTTCGGGAAGACCTTGCATTGGAATTCGGCGGAAAATTAGATAAAATCCATGTGAATGAAACTGCCTACAAAATCTGGGCCAAGCAAATTAAGCCTTTTATCAAATAG
- the serB gene encoding phosphoserine phosphatase SerB has translation MLLFFVERPSETLPFLREEVGRRFENEIRLEKVKSVIPSGWHCFLAFVERSIAREELTSLRRCLFSAKVDVLQIEHRIKNESLFCFDMDSTLIRQEVVDELARFAGVYDEVAAVTREAMEGNLNFQESLRKRCAYLRGLSADSLLKLYPRLTLNYGVRDLLSELKRRGAKLAVFSGGFTDILEAFQKDYEIDEVRANVLERIDGKLTGGVLGRIVDKDVKRGSLLELREKFGISKREVIAVGDGANDQLMLAEAGIGIGFHAKEGLKSGIENWVDFAPMDVLLYLFEG, from the coding sequence ATGCTTTTATTTTTTGTAGAACGTCCATCGGAAACGCTTCCCTTCCTGCGAGAAGAGGTCGGGCGTCGCTTCGAAAACGAAATACGCTTGGAAAAAGTGAAATCCGTGATTCCAAGCGGATGGCATTGCTTTCTTGCTTTCGTGGAACGATCAATCGCAAGAGAAGAGTTAACTTCCTTGAGAAGGTGCTTATTCTCGGCGAAAGTCGATGTTTTGCAGATCGAACATAGGATTAAGAACGAATCGTTATTTTGTTTCGATATGGATTCCACGTTGATCCGACAGGAAGTCGTAGATGAATTGGCTCGTTTTGCCGGCGTTTACGACGAAGTTGCCGCTGTCACTCGAGAGGCCATGGAAGGAAATCTAAACTTCCAGGAATCATTAAGAAAACGTTGTGCTTATTTACGCGGTCTTTCGGCCGATTCCCTTTTAAAACTTTATCCCCGACTTACCTTAAATTACGGGGTAAGGGATCTTCTTTCCGAGTTGAAAAGACGTGGCGCTAAGCTGGCGGTTTTCAGCGGCGGATTTACCGATATTTTAGAAGCGTTTCAGAAGGACTATGAAATAGACGAGGTCCGCGCTAACGTGCTTGAGCGAATTGACGGAAAACTTACCGGTGGTGTTTTGGGTAGAATCGTGGATAAGGACGTAAAGCGCGGATCATTACTCGAGTTGCGGGAAAAATTCGGTATTTCAAAGAGAGAAGTGATCGCAGTGGGTGACGGAGCTAACGATCAGCTGATGCTTGCCGAGGCGGGAATCGGAATCGGATTTCATGCAAAGGAGGGCTTAAAATCCGGAATTGAAAATTGGGTGGATTTCGCTCCGATGGACGTACTGCTTTATTTATTCGAGGGATAA
- the mutS gene encoding DNA mismatch repair protein MutS, whose translation MPKELAAETNEPNLSEALDTPMMRQYLDIKARFTDSILFFRMGDFYEMFLEDAKIASNILDIALTKRQNSVPMCGIPYHSKDAYIARLLAAGKKIAICEQSKPDDSNPKLMTRDVVRIITPGTVIEENLLSGYQNNYLCVLLPKATLVFAGMADVSTGEVLQFTVPVSNPNALIAELEKFHPSETCILEKDLERIRSWEGFSDSNFSLLPQSAEGGAEAKDPFSSVRNCLEYYIRENYRDGSLTLREAKVLRTGSFLEMDRETVINLELIENEKEKNHTLFSVLNFCHTPKGKRLLKQRILFPETDLAVISLRWEKQDLLRKSQTHLLVQALKDLGDLERILIRFRNNKAYPRDFRTVLTAIKTGEFITEQLKSVAYPINYPQGKLADLEIHIQERLNPEDLPVILGNGKFLKDGYLPELDKAREAGTKGMDWILELEAAEKKRTGLSTLKIKYNKIVGYFIEISRNQAEQAPKEYLKKQTLVTTERFTISRLEEIERAILEADDTIRSVEKTEFDLMTAKVLEYAAELLELSEEFGDLDFQLSLLKAEEKYGWVRASFNSNSGISMKDSRHPVVEASLPVGAKFIPNDVLLDVGDNAIAILTGPNMAGKSTFMRQIALNQILFQIGSSVSATKAQLPIVDRLFTRIGAGDNLTAGESTFFVEMKETANILRNCSPQSLLLFDEVGRGTSTYDGMSIAWAILEYLSEMSVRPKTVFATHYHELTELSRLPGVWNIHMETLEKEDKVLFLRKVRPGKAKKSFGIYVAQLAGVPDPVVRRAGEILSDLESRKKEIRIQTREPSLFQDFTPSSSDQQFWQDWKKEIAELPIESMTPMEALRLLDDWKRRVISKENKG comes from the coding sequence ATGCCAAAAGAGCTAGCAGCAGAAACTAACGAGCCGAATTTATCGGAAGCTCTAGATACGCCTATGATGCGCCAGTACTTGGACATCAAGGCGCGATTTACGGATTCGATTCTCTTCTTTCGGATGGGCGACTTTTACGAAATGTTCCTGGAAGACGCGAAAATCGCCTCCAATATTTTAGATATAGCCTTAACAAAGCGCCAGAACTCCGTTCCAATGTGCGGGATCCCTTATCATAGTAAGGATGCTTATATCGCACGATTACTCGCGGCGGGGAAAAAGATCGCGATCTGCGAGCAATCCAAGCCTGATGACTCGAACCCTAAATTAATGACGAGGGACGTAGTTCGTATAATTACTCCTGGCACTGTCATAGAAGAAAATCTACTCTCCGGTTACCAAAATAATTATCTTTGCGTCTTACTGCCGAAAGCGACCCTGGTATTCGCCGGTATGGCCGATGTTTCCACTGGAGAAGTTTTGCAATTCACCGTTCCCGTATCGAACCCGAACGCATTAATTGCCGAACTTGAAAAATTCCACCCTAGTGAGACGTGTATTTTAGAAAAAGATCTGGAACGAATTCGGTCCTGGGAAGGATTTTCGGACTCCAATTTCTCCTTGCTCCCTCAATCCGCGGAAGGCGGTGCGGAAGCGAAGGACCCTTTTTCTTCCGTTCGCAATTGCTTGGAATATTATATTCGAGAAAATTATAGGGACGGATCTCTAACGCTTCGGGAGGCCAAAGTTTTACGAACCGGTTCGTTTTTGGAAATGGATCGGGAAACGGTGATAAATTTAGAGTTAATCGAAAATGAAAAGGAAAAGAATCATACCTTATTTTCCGTATTAAATTTTTGTCATACTCCCAAGGGAAAACGCCTACTAAAGCAAAGAATTTTATTTCCGGAAACGGATCTCGCCGTAATAAGCCTGCGTTGGGAAAAACAGGATTTGCTGCGAAAGAGCCAAACTCATCTTTTGGTTCAAGCACTAAAAGATCTAGGAGATCTCGAAAGAATTTTAATACGATTCCGAAATAATAAAGCCTATCCTCGGGATTTCAGGACAGTCCTAACGGCGATAAAAACCGGCGAATTTATTACCGAGCAACTGAAATCCGTAGCCTACCCGATCAATTATCCTCAAGGAAAACTGGCCGATTTAGAAATCCATATTCAAGAGAGATTAAACCCGGAAGACCTGCCGGTGATTTTAGGAAACGGGAAATTCTTAAAAGACGGATATCTCCCGGAGTTGGATAAAGCGAGAGAGGCAGGCACCAAAGGAATGGATTGGATCCTAGAATTAGAGGCCGCCGAAAAGAAACGAACAGGCTTATCCACTCTCAAAATCAAGTACAACAAAATCGTAGGCTATTTCATCGAGATTTCTAGAAACCAAGCGGAACAAGCCCCCAAAGAATATCTAAAGAAACAAACCTTGGTCACGACCGAACGATTCACGATTTCCCGCTTGGAAGAGATCGAAAGAGCGATTTTGGAAGCGGACGATACGATTCGCTCGGTGGAAAAAACCGAGTTCGATTTAATGACCGCAAAAGTCTTGGAGTACGCCGCCGAACTATTGGAGTTATCCGAGGAATTCGGTGACCTGGATTTTCAACTCTCTCTCTTAAAAGCCGAGGAAAAATACGGTTGGGTAAGAGCCTCCTTCAATTCCAATTCGGGAATTTCAATGAAGGACTCCAGGCATCCGGTGGTGGAAGCAAGTCTGCCTGTCGGAGCTAAATTCATTCCCAACGATGTTTTGTTGGACGTAGGAGACAACGCGATCGCAATCCTGACAGGACCCAATATGGCGGGAAAATCCACATTTATGCGCCAAATCGCTTTGAACCAAATTCTATTTCAGATCGGCTCCAGCGTTTCGGCTACGAAGGCCCAATTGCCGATTGTGGATCGCTTATTCACTCGGATAGGAGCGGGAGATAATCTTACCGCGGGGGAATCCACTTTTTTCGTGGAAATGAAAGAAACCGCTAATATTCTAAGAAACTGTAGTCCACAATCCCTATTATTATTCGACGAGGTAGGTAGAGGGACTTCCACCTACGACGGAATGAGCATCGCCTGGGCGATACTGGAATATCTCTCCGAAATGTCGGTCAGACCGAAGACGGTATTCGCCACTCATTATCACGAATTGACCGAACTCTCTCGCTTGCCGGGAGTTTGGAATATTCACATGGAAACGTTGGAAAAGGAAGATAAGGTTTTGTTCCTTCGCAAAGTCAGACCCGGCAAGGCAAAGAAATCCTTCGGCATCTATGTGGCTCAACTTGCAGGAGTTCCCGATCCGGTCGTAAGGAGAGCGGGAGAAATTCTTTCCGATCTGGAATCAAGGAAGAAGGAAATCCGAATTCAAACCAGAGAACCTTCCCTCTTTCAGGATTTTACCCCTTCCTCCTCCGATCAACAATTTTGGCAAGACTGGAAAAAAGAAATCGCAGAACTACCGATCGAATCGATGACGCCGATGGAAGCATTACGTTTATTGGATGATTGGAAGCGACGAGTGATATCGAAAGAAAATAAAGGATGA
- a CDS encoding phosphoribosylanthranilate isomerase yields MSKIVKVKICGIKDPDILKLCVEEGADFVGLNFSPVSSRNITRFRAEHLLAYLKNSVPESARPKVVFLFYKNSIPFVESVLKTLPYDYLQFVNDDPMLPGRSSPLLGQRNRRILSYRVKSAIKDDSLASLDSELLILDSYVSGSGGGTGEEFPWKYVRDVRRPYFLAGGLRADTVVKAIRELQPYGVDVASGVESSPGVKDPKLVREFIKNAKRASSRN; encoded by the coding sequence ATGTCAAAAATTGTAAAAGTAAAAATCTGCGGGATAAAAGACCCGGACATCCTGAAATTATGCGTCGAGGAAGGTGCAGATTTCGTAGGCCTGAATTTTTCTCCCGTAAGTTCGCGAAATATAACCCGCTTCCGGGCGGAACATTTGCTAGCGTATCTCAAGAATTCCGTCCCTGAATCCGCTCGTCCGAAAGTGGTATTCCTATTTTACAAGAATTCTATACCTTTTGTGGAATCGGTCCTAAAAACTCTTCCGTATGATTATTTGCAATTCGTGAACGATGACCCGATGCTACCCGGTCGCTCCTCGCCTTTACTAGGCCAAAGAAACCGAAGAATTTTATCCTACCGAGTAAAAAGCGCGATCAAGGATGATTCCCTAGCTTCCTTAGATTCGGAATTGTTGATCTTGGATAGCTATGTTTCCGGCTCGGGAGGAGGAACGGGAGAAGAGTTCCCGTGGAAATACGTCCGAGACGTTCGACGCCCTTATTTTCTTGCAGGGGGATTGCGAGCGGATACAGTCGTTAAAGCGATCCGAGAACTCCAACCGTACGGAGTCGACGTTGCGAGCGGAGTGGAATCTTCTCCGGGAGTTAAGGACCCTAAGCTGGTCCGAGAATTTATTAAGAATGCCAAAAGAGCTAGCAGCAGAAACTAA
- a CDS encoding polyphenol oxidase family protein, whose translation MIDHRFFLEDKRSLRILILGNQELNDYTPTPEYIRGKVAHFSQIPEDQIYLLDQVHGKTVVNADSLTPEEIPQGDSLYSTEPRKVLVVKAADCMPIFFWTGRPALVGIVHSGWKGTLAGVTESALLEVSKKYSVDLQLLQFFIGPYATGKQYEVGEDVAGEFRKEFPGALKALPEEGKFLLEQKTFLMNRIRKLGTEPFVETSGACTMAANSRYFSHRRGDTGRNLNCIWLE comes from the coding sequence ATGATCGATCATCGATTCTTTCTCGAAGATAAAAGGAGTCTGCGGATTCTAATTCTGGGAAACCAGGAGTTAAACGACTATACCCCGACCCCAGAATACATTCGAGGAAAGGTCGCTCATTTTAGCCAGATTCCGGAAGATCAGATTTATTTATTAGACCAGGTTCACGGAAAAACCGTCGTAAATGCGGATTCCTTGACGCCCGAAGAAATCCCTCAGGGAGATTCGCTGTATTCCACTGAACCTAGAAAGGTGCTGGTCGTTAAAGCCGCTGACTGCATGCCGATCTTTTTCTGGACGGGAAGACCGGCTTTGGTTGGAATCGTTCATTCGGGCTGGAAAGGCACGTTGGCCGGAGTAACGGAATCGGCTTTGCTGGAAGTTTCGAAGAAATACTCGGTCGATTTACAACTTCTGCAATTCTTCATCGGACCTTATGCTACGGGAAAACAATATGAAGTCGGAGAAGATGTGGCCGGAGAATTTAGAAAGGAATTTCCGGGTGCGCTTAAAGCATTACCCGAAGAAGGGAAGTTTTTGTTGGAACAAAAAACCTTTCTGATGAATCGGATCCGTAAACTAGGAACGGAGCCGTTCGTAGAAACGAGCGGAGCATGCACGATGGCCGCTAACTCCAGGTATTTTAGTCATAGAAGAGGAGATACCGGACGAAACTTAAACTGCATTTGGTTGGAGTGA
- a CDS encoding response regulator, whose protein sequence is MKGGIAPSGRPYQVIIAENSKFQAKQLAQILESEGYEVVAFAETGKELINLYKENKKVDLITLDLHLPIMDGFAAFYEIKDLGVLPRILVISEENTPAVIKTLSDSGVMDYIVKPIKREKVLEKANATVRKAIKV, encoded by the coding sequence ATGAAAGGTGGAATTGCTCCCTCAGGAAGACCGTATCAGGTCATTATCGCTGAGAACTCCAAGTTCCAAGCCAAACAACTCGCTCAAATCTTGGAATCGGAAGGATACGAAGTCGTAGCATTTGCGGAAACAGGAAAAGAGTTAATCAATCTTTATAAAGAAAATAAAAAAGTGGATCTTATCACCCTCGATCTTCATTTACCGATCATGGACGGGTTCGCAGCGTTTTACGAAATTAAAGACTTAGGCGTTTTACCGCGCATTTTAGTAATTAGCGAAGAGAATACGCCCGCCGTGATCAAGACTCTGTCGGATAGCGGAGTGATGGATTATATCGTAAAACCGATTAAGCGGGAAAAAGTCCTAGAAAAAGCGAACGCTACGGTTCGAAAAGCTATCAAAGTATAA
- the leuB gene encoding 3-isopropylmalate dehydrogenase translates to MKKVAVLAGDGIGPEVMKVALSVLKKALGKKESEFIFEAAYVGGIAIDKTGGPLPQETLKLCEGSDAILFGSVGGPKWESLPPEKQPERGALLPLRKHFDLFANLRPAIIYPELKNASPIKAEIIGNGLDILILRELTSGIYFGQPKGREGSGAEEFAYDTMRYSRREIERAARVAFEAARKRNNKVTSIDKANVLTTSVFWKEVVIDLHKREFSDVQLAHLYVDNAAMQLIVNPKQFDVILCENMFGDILSDEASIITGSIGMLPSASLSESGYGLYEPSGGSAPDIAGKGIANPIAQILSAALMLRYSFSLEEEAQKIETAVRRVISQGKRTRDIAEAGAKILGTEEIGKEIENALGIS, encoded by the coding sequence ATGAAGAAAGTCGCCGTACTTGCCGGAGACGGAATCGGCCCCGAAGTGATGAAGGTAGCTCTTTCGGTCTTAAAAAAAGCCTTAGGAAAAAAAGAATCGGAGTTTATATTTGAGGCGGCATATGTCGGCGGAATCGCGATCGATAAGACCGGCGGTCCACTTCCGCAAGAAACTCTCAAACTCTGCGAAGGCTCTGATGCGATTTTATTCGGAAGCGTCGGTGGGCCGAAATGGGAATCCTTACCTCCCGAAAAGCAACCGGAACGCGGTGCCCTTTTACCCCTTAGAAAACACTTCGATTTATTTGCCAATTTGCGGCCCGCGATTATTTACCCGGAGCTAAAAAACGCATCTCCGATCAAAGCGGAGATTATCGGAAACGGTTTGGATATTTTGATCCTAAGGGAGTTGACGTCCGGAATTTATTTCGGCCAACCGAAGGGGCGGGAGGGCTCCGGCGCGGAAGAATTCGCATACGATACGATGAGATATTCGCGGAGAGAAATAGAACGAGCCGCTCGAGTCGCATTCGAAGCGGCCCGTAAAAGAAATAACAAAGTAACCAGCATCGATAAGGCCAACGTACTTACGACTTCCGTTTTTTGGAAGGAAGTCGTAATCGATTTGCATAAAAGAGAGTTTTCCGACGTCCAACTAGCTCATCTATATGTGGATAATGCGGCGATGCAATTGATCGTGAATCCGAAACAATTCGATGTTATTCTTTGCGAAAATATGTTCGGCGATATACTCTCGGATGAAGCTTCGATCATTACCGGTTCGATAGGCATGCTTCCTTCCGCTTCGCTTTCCGAATCCGGTTACGGATTGTATGAACCGTCCGGCGGATCGGCGCCTGATATTGCGGGAAAAGGAATCGCAAACCCGATCGCACAGATACTCAGTGCCGCTCTAATGCTACGCTATTCCTTCTCTCTCGAAGAAGAGGCGCAAAAAATCGAGACGGCCGTTCGTAGAGTTATATCGCAAGGTAAGCGGACAAGGGACATCGCAGAAGCGGGCGCGAAAATTCTCGGAACCGAAGAAATCGGAAAAGAAATCGAAAACGCATTGGGAATTTCTTGA
- a CDS encoding acetylornithine transaminase — translation MKETATEFQKTKELSNKYLLDLVHRYPVAFRYGVNELLFDQENKQYIDFLCGVAVTNLGHSDPDIIEVIRTQSDKLMHTSNWFYSEEASKLAELLVLNTFPGKVFLCNSGTETTEAAFKLTRAYAEQRQIANPVIISLQKSFHGRSVSGISLTGQKKMHTGFGKLLEGIEFVTPNNEKELVGAFEQYSGHVVAFFAEPILGESGIIPLTHNYLTLARELTQENEALMILDEVQTGFGRTGTLFAFETFGFSPDIMTLAKGLGSGFPIGAMIVSEKYQDVLGKGSHGSTFGGNHLGAAIAYETIRIIQSRDILANVNACSDIAFSRLNQLKEKLKIVKEVRGKGLHIGVDLTIPSRQVAERSLEKGLIVNATGDTVIRVMPPLTISTKYLNEGLDILEEVLTEFQNEQK, via the coding sequence ATGAAAGAAACAGCAACCGAATTTCAAAAAACGAAAGAACTAAGTAATAAGTACTTACTGGATCTTGTCCACCGCTACCCCGTCGCATTTCGATACGGAGTAAACGAGCTTCTATTCGACCAAGAAAATAAGCAGTACATCGATTTTCTCTGCGGCGTAGCCGTCACAAACCTGGGTCATAGCGATCCGGACATTATCGAAGTCATTCGCACTCAATCCGATAAATTAATGCATACTTCTAATTGGTTTTATTCGGAAGAAGCGTCTAAATTGGCCGAGCTTCTCGTTTTAAACACGTTTCCCGGAAAAGTATTCCTTTGTAATTCCGGAACCGAAACTACCGAGGCGGCATTCAAACTTACCAGGGCCTATGCCGAGCAAAGACAAATCGCGAATCCCGTCATTATTTCTCTGCAAAAAAGTTTCCATGGAAGATCGGTTTCCGGAATCAGCCTAACCGGCCAAAAGAAAATGCATACCGGATTCGGGAAACTACTGGAAGGAATCGAATTCGTTACGCCAAACAACGAAAAAGAACTGGTAGGCGCTTTTGAGCAATATTCAGGACATGTAGTCGCGTTCTTTGCCGAACCGATTTTAGGTGAAAGCGGCATTATTCCGTTAACTCATAATTATCTTACCTTGGCGAGGGAATTGACTCAAGAGAACGAGGCCTTGATGATTCTAGACGAGGTTCAAACCGGTTTTGGAAGAACGGGAACCCTTTTTGCGTTCGAAACTTTCGGATTCTCTCCCGATATTATGACCCTAGCAAAAGGCCTCGGCTCGGGTTTTCCGATCGGCGCAATGATCGTTTCGGAGAAATACCAGGATGTACTGGGAAAAGGGTCCCACGGTTCCACCTTTGGAGGAAATCATTTAGGTGCCGCCATCGCTTATGAAACGATTCGGATCATTCAATCCAGGGACATTCTCGCGAATGTCAACGCTTGTTCGGATATCGCTTTCAGTCGATTGAATCAATTGAAAGAAAAATTAAAGATCGTCAAAGAAGTTAGAGGAAAAGGCCTCCATATCGGAGTAGATCTTACGATTCCCTCCAGACAGGTCGCGGAACGAAGCTTGGAAAAAGGATTAATCGTAAACGCTACGGGAGATACCGTGATTAGAGTCATGCCTCCTCTGACGATATCGACTAAGTATTTAAACGAAGGTTTGGATATTCTCGAAGAAGTCCTCACCGAGTTCCAAAACGAACAGAAGTAA